The following proteins are encoded in a genomic region of Cataglyphis hispanica isolate Lineage 1 chromosome 9, ULB_Chis1_1.0, whole genome shotgun sequence:
- the LOC126851960 gene encoding armadillo segment polarity protein isoform X2 — protein sequence MSYPMPSNQSRPMSQGNYQGLGDLPMGSAKEQTLMWQQNSYMNDSGIHSGAVTQAPSLSGKEDEEMEGDQLMFDLDQGFAQGFTQDQVDEMNQQLSHTRSQRVRAAMFPETLEEGVEIPSTQFDPAQPTAVQRLAEPSQMLKHAVVNLINYQDDADLATRAIPELIKLLNDEDQVVVSQAAMMVHQLSKKEASRHAIMNSMQMVAALVHAISNSDDLESTKAAVGTLHNLSHHRQGLLAIFKSGGIPALVKLLSSPVESVLFYAITTLHNLLLHQDGSKMAVRLAGGLQKMVALLQRNNVKFLAIVTDCLQILAYGNQESKLIILASQGPIELVRIMRSYEYEKLLWTTSRVLKVLSVCPSNKPAIVEAGGMQALAMHLANPSQRLVQNCLWTLRNLSDAGTKVDGLDNLLQSLVLVLGSTDVNVVTCAAGILSNLTCNNQRNKVAVCNYGGVDALVRTIINAGDREEITEPAVCALRHLTSRHNEAEMAQNSVRLNYGIQVIVKLLQPPSRWPLVKAVIGLIRNLALCPANHSPLRDHGAIIHLIRLLGRAFGDTQRQRSSVASTGSQQTSGAYADGVRMEEIVEGSVGALHILARESHNRAIIRSQNVIPIFVQLLFNEIENIQRVAAGVLCELAADKEGAEMIEQEGATAPLTELLHSRNEGVATYAAAVLFRMSEDKPQEYKKRLSMELTNSLFREDTNLWNNTDFSMAPDLQDMLGPDQGYDGMYGQGPPSVHSSHGGRGYQPQGYDQIPIDSMQGLEIGGGSTYGAMDTMDVAHEGDLSFDHLEELPAPPQDNNQVAAWYDTDL from the exons ATGAGTTATCCGATGCCGTCGAATCAGTCTAGACCAA TGTCTCAAGGAAATTATCAGGGCCTAGGCGACTTGCCTATGGGCTCTGCAAAAGAACAGACATTAATGTGGCAACAAAATTCATACATGAATGATTCAGGCATTCATTCTGGTGCCGTTACTCAGGCACCATCTCTGTCCGGCAAAGAAGATGAAGAAATGGAAGGGGATCAATTGATGTTTGATCTGGACCAAGGTTTTGCACAGGGTTTTACACAGGACCAAGTTGATG AAATGAATCAACAATTGAGTCATACTCGATCGCAGCGTGTGCGCGCTGCTATGTTCCCTGAAACATTAGAGGAAGGTGTGGAGATACCTTCTACACAATTTGATCCAGCACAGCCTACCGCTGTACAAAGATTGGCTGAACCGAGTCAAATGCTGAAGCATGCTGTCGTCAATTTGATCAATTATCAGGATGATGCTGATCTTGCTACGCGTGCTATTCCCGAATTAATCAAGCTTTTAAATGATGAGGATCAGGTGGTTGTATCTCAAGCAGCTATGATGGTACATCAATTATCTAAAAAGGAAGCATCCCGCCATGCCATTATGAACAGCATGCAAATGGTAGCAGCCTTAGTGCATGCTATCTCTAATAGTGACGATTTGGAATCGACGAAGGCAGCGGTCGGTACCCTGCACAATTTATCACATCACAGACAAGGCTTGCTAGCGATTTTCAAGAGCGGTGGAATTCCCGCACTTGTGAAATTACTGAGTTCTCCAGTAGAATCAGttcttttttatgcaataacaACTCTTCATAACTTATTACTTCATCAAGATGGCTCCAAAATGGCTGTACGTCTTGCCGGTGGTTTGCAGAAAATGGTTGCTTTATTGCAGCGGAacaatgtcaaatttttggCAATTGTTACTGATTGCTTGCAAATTCTAGCATACGGAAATCAGGaaagcaaattaataattcttgctTCACAAGGTCCAATAGAACTTGTGCGTATCATGCGCTCTTATGAATATGAGAAACTGTTGTGGACCACTTCGAGGGTATTGAAAg TATTATCTGTATGTCCAAGTAATAAGCCCGCGATCGTAGAAGCAGGTGGCATGCAAGCGCTTGCTATGCATCTTGCAAATCCAAGTCAAAGATTAGTGCAGAATTGTTTATGGACATTACGTAATCTATCAGATGCCGGCACAAAGGTTGATGGACTTGATAACTTATTGCAGAGCCTCGTCCTTGTACTCGGATCAACGGATGTGAACGTCGTTACATGCGCGGCTGGGATTTTATCAAACTTGACTTGCAATAATCAGCGTAATAAA GTTGCGGTATGTAATTACGGTGGTGTCGACGCTCTTGTTCGTACGATTATCAATGCCGGCGATCGAGAAGAGATAACTGAACCAGCAGTATGTGCTTTACGTCATTTGACATCACGTCATAATGAAGCAGAAATGGCACAAAATTCGGTTCGATTGAATTACGGTATTCAAGTTATAGTCAAATTACTTCAGCCACCATCGCGCTGGCCGTTGGTAAAAGCGGTTATTGGACTAATCCGCAATTTGGCTCTTTGTCCCGCAAATCACAGTCCACTACGTGATCATGGTGCAATAATTCATCTCATAAGACTTTTGGGACGTGCATTCGGCGACACACAGAGA CAACGTTCATCTGTCGCTAGTACTGGAAGCCAACAGACATCAGGTGCATATGCAGATGGAGTACGTATGGAGGAAATAGTGGAAGGCTCAGTAGGAGCACTTCACATTCTGGCAAGGGAGTCCCACAATAGGGCGATAATTCGTTCACAAAACGTGATTCCAATTTTCGTACAA ttattatttaatgagattGAAAACATTCAACGCGTGGCAGCCGGTGTGCTTTGCGAACTAGCAGCTGACAAGGAAGGCGCCGAGATGATAGAACAAGAGGGTGCTACCGCCCCACTGACGGAACTACTTCACTCCAGAAACGAAGGTGTTGCCACTTATGCAGCAGCAGTATTGTTTCGTATGAGCGAAGATAAGCCCCAAGAGTACAAAAAACGACTTTCCATGGAGCTGACGAATTCCTTATTCCGCGAAGATACAAACTTATGGAACAATACTGATTTTAGCATGGCCCCAGATCTCCAG GACATGCTTGGCCCTGATCAAGGCTATGATGGTATGTATGGCCAAGGACCTCCTAGTGTACACAGCAGCCATGGCGGTCGGGGTTATCAACCGCAAG GTTATGACCAGATACCAATAGACTCAATGCAAGGGTTGGAGATAGGTGGTGGATCGACGTATGGTGCGATGGACACCATGGACGTGGCGCACGAGGGTGATTTGAGTTTTGATCATTTGGAAGAGCTCCCCGCACCGCCGCAAGATAACAATCAGGTCGCGGCCTGGTATGATACCGATCTTTAA
- the LOC126851960 gene encoding armadillo segment polarity protein isoform X1, whose translation MSYPMPSNQSRPMSQGNYQGLGDLPMGSAKEQTLMWQQNSYMNDSGIHSGAVTQAPSLSGKEDEEMEGDQLMFDLDQGFAQGFTQDQVDEMNQQLSHTRSQRVRAAMFPETLEEGVEIPSTQFDPAQPTAVQRLAEPSQMLKHAVVNLINYQDDADLATRAIPELIKLLNDEDQVVVSQAAMMVHQLSKKEASRHAIMNSMQMVAALVHAISNSDDLESTKAAVGTLHNLSHHRQGLLAIFKSGGIPALVKLLSSPVESVLFYAITTLHNLLLHQDGSKMAVRLAGGLQKMVALLQRNNVKFLAIVTDCLQILAYGNQESKLIILASQGPIELVRIMRSYEYEKLLWTTSRVLKVLSVCPSNKPAIVEAGGMQALAMHLANPSQRLVQNCLWTLRNLSDAGTKVDGLDNLLQSLVLVLGSTDVNVVTCAAGILSNLTCNNQRNKVAVCNYGGVDALVRTIINAGDREEITEPAVCALRHLTSRHNEAEMAQNSVRLNYGIQVIVKLLQPPSRWPLVKAVIGLIRNLALCPANHSPLRDHGAIIHLIRLLGRAFGDTQRQRSSVASTGSQQTSGAYADGVRMEEIVEGSVGALHILARESHNRAIIRSQNVIPIFVQLLFNEIENIQRVAAGVLCELAADKEGAEMIEQEGATAPLTELLHSRNEGVATYAAAVLFRMSEDKPQEYKKRLSMELTNSLFREDTNLWNNTDFSMAPDLQLPNLQDMLGPDQGYDGMYGQGPPSVHSSHGGRGYQPQGYDQIPIDSMQGLEIGGGSTYGAMDTMDVAHEGDLSFDHLEELPAPPQDNNQVAAWYDTDL comes from the exons ATGAGTTATCCGATGCCGTCGAATCAGTCTAGACCAA TGTCTCAAGGAAATTATCAGGGCCTAGGCGACTTGCCTATGGGCTCTGCAAAAGAACAGACATTAATGTGGCAACAAAATTCATACATGAATGATTCAGGCATTCATTCTGGTGCCGTTACTCAGGCACCATCTCTGTCCGGCAAAGAAGATGAAGAAATGGAAGGGGATCAATTGATGTTTGATCTGGACCAAGGTTTTGCACAGGGTTTTACACAGGACCAAGTTGATG AAATGAATCAACAATTGAGTCATACTCGATCGCAGCGTGTGCGCGCTGCTATGTTCCCTGAAACATTAGAGGAAGGTGTGGAGATACCTTCTACACAATTTGATCCAGCACAGCCTACCGCTGTACAAAGATTGGCTGAACCGAGTCAAATGCTGAAGCATGCTGTCGTCAATTTGATCAATTATCAGGATGATGCTGATCTTGCTACGCGTGCTATTCCCGAATTAATCAAGCTTTTAAATGATGAGGATCAGGTGGTTGTATCTCAAGCAGCTATGATGGTACATCAATTATCTAAAAAGGAAGCATCCCGCCATGCCATTATGAACAGCATGCAAATGGTAGCAGCCTTAGTGCATGCTATCTCTAATAGTGACGATTTGGAATCGACGAAGGCAGCGGTCGGTACCCTGCACAATTTATCACATCACAGACAAGGCTTGCTAGCGATTTTCAAGAGCGGTGGAATTCCCGCACTTGTGAAATTACTGAGTTCTCCAGTAGAATCAGttcttttttatgcaataacaACTCTTCATAACTTATTACTTCATCAAGATGGCTCCAAAATGGCTGTACGTCTTGCCGGTGGTTTGCAGAAAATGGTTGCTTTATTGCAGCGGAacaatgtcaaatttttggCAATTGTTACTGATTGCTTGCAAATTCTAGCATACGGAAATCAGGaaagcaaattaataattcttgctTCACAAGGTCCAATAGAACTTGTGCGTATCATGCGCTCTTATGAATATGAGAAACTGTTGTGGACCACTTCGAGGGTATTGAAAg TATTATCTGTATGTCCAAGTAATAAGCCCGCGATCGTAGAAGCAGGTGGCATGCAAGCGCTTGCTATGCATCTTGCAAATCCAAGTCAAAGATTAGTGCAGAATTGTTTATGGACATTACGTAATCTATCAGATGCCGGCACAAAGGTTGATGGACTTGATAACTTATTGCAGAGCCTCGTCCTTGTACTCGGATCAACGGATGTGAACGTCGTTACATGCGCGGCTGGGATTTTATCAAACTTGACTTGCAATAATCAGCGTAATAAA GTTGCGGTATGTAATTACGGTGGTGTCGACGCTCTTGTTCGTACGATTATCAATGCCGGCGATCGAGAAGAGATAACTGAACCAGCAGTATGTGCTTTACGTCATTTGACATCACGTCATAATGAAGCAGAAATGGCACAAAATTCGGTTCGATTGAATTACGGTATTCAAGTTATAGTCAAATTACTTCAGCCACCATCGCGCTGGCCGTTGGTAAAAGCGGTTATTGGACTAATCCGCAATTTGGCTCTTTGTCCCGCAAATCACAGTCCACTACGTGATCATGGTGCAATAATTCATCTCATAAGACTTTTGGGACGTGCATTCGGCGACACACAGAGA CAACGTTCATCTGTCGCTAGTACTGGAAGCCAACAGACATCAGGTGCATATGCAGATGGAGTACGTATGGAGGAAATAGTGGAAGGCTCAGTAGGAGCACTTCACATTCTGGCAAGGGAGTCCCACAATAGGGCGATAATTCGTTCACAAAACGTGATTCCAATTTTCGTACAA ttattatttaatgagattGAAAACATTCAACGCGTGGCAGCCGGTGTGCTTTGCGAACTAGCAGCTGACAAGGAAGGCGCCGAGATGATAGAACAAGAGGGTGCTACCGCCCCACTGACGGAACTACTTCACTCCAGAAACGAAGGTGTTGCCACTTATGCAGCAGCAGTATTGTTTCGTATGAGCGAAGATAAGCCCCAAGAGTACAAAAAACGACTTTCCATGGAGCTGACGAATTCCTTATTCCGCGAAGATACAAACTTATGGAACAATACTGATTTTAGCATGGCCCCAGATCTCCAG CTACCTAATCTTCAGGACATGCTTGGCCCTGATCAAGGCTATGATGGTATGTATGGCCAAGGACCTCCTAGTGTACACAGCAGCCATGGCGGTCGGGGTTATCAACCGCAAG GTTATGACCAGATACCAATAGACTCAATGCAAGGGTTGGAGATAGGTGGTGGATCGACGTATGGTGCGATGGACACCATGGACGTGGCGCACGAGGGTGATTTGAGTTTTGATCATTTGGAAGAGCTCCCCGCACCGCCGCAAGATAACAATCAGGTCGCGGCCTGGTATGATACCGATCTTTAA
- the LOC126851960 gene encoding armadillo segment polarity protein isoform X3 yields MSYPMPSNQSRPMSQGNYQGLGDLPMGSAKEQTLMWQQNSYMNDSGIHSGAVTQAPSLSGKEDEEMEGDQLMFDLDQGFAQGFTQDQVDEMNQQLSHTRSQRVRAAMFPETLEEGVEIPSTQFDPAQPTAVQRLAEPSQMLKHAVVNLINYQDDADLATRAIPELIKLLNDEDQVVVSQAAMMVHQLSKKEASRHAIMNSMQMVAALVHAISNSDDLESTKAAVGTLHNLSHHRQGLLAIFKSGGIPALVKLLSSPVESVLFYAITTLHNLLLHQDGSKMAVRLAGGLQKMVALLQRNNVKFLAIVTDCLQILAYGNQESKLIILASQGPIELVRIMRSYEYEKLLWTTSRVLKVLSVCPSNKPAIVEAGGMQALAMHLANPSQRLVQNCLWTLRNLSDAGTKVDGLDNLLQSLVLVLGSTDVNVVTCAAGILSNLTCNNQRNKVAVCNYGGVDALVRTIINAGDREEITEPAVCALRHLTSRHNEAEMAQNSVRLNYGIQVIVKLLQPPSRWPLVKAVIGLIRNLALCPANHSPLRDHGAIIHLIRLLGRAFGDTQRQRSSVASTGSQQTSGAYADGVRMEEIVEGSVGALHILARESHNRAIIRSQNVIPIFVQLLFNEIENIQRVAAGVLCELAADKEGAEMIEQEGATAPLTELLHSRNEGVATYAAAVLFRMSEDKPQEYKKRLSMELTNSLFREDTNLWNNTDFSMAPDLQVMTRYQ; encoded by the exons ATGAGTTATCCGATGCCGTCGAATCAGTCTAGACCAA TGTCTCAAGGAAATTATCAGGGCCTAGGCGACTTGCCTATGGGCTCTGCAAAAGAACAGACATTAATGTGGCAACAAAATTCATACATGAATGATTCAGGCATTCATTCTGGTGCCGTTACTCAGGCACCATCTCTGTCCGGCAAAGAAGATGAAGAAATGGAAGGGGATCAATTGATGTTTGATCTGGACCAAGGTTTTGCACAGGGTTTTACACAGGACCAAGTTGATG AAATGAATCAACAATTGAGTCATACTCGATCGCAGCGTGTGCGCGCTGCTATGTTCCCTGAAACATTAGAGGAAGGTGTGGAGATACCTTCTACACAATTTGATCCAGCACAGCCTACCGCTGTACAAAGATTGGCTGAACCGAGTCAAATGCTGAAGCATGCTGTCGTCAATTTGATCAATTATCAGGATGATGCTGATCTTGCTACGCGTGCTATTCCCGAATTAATCAAGCTTTTAAATGATGAGGATCAGGTGGTTGTATCTCAAGCAGCTATGATGGTACATCAATTATCTAAAAAGGAAGCATCCCGCCATGCCATTATGAACAGCATGCAAATGGTAGCAGCCTTAGTGCATGCTATCTCTAATAGTGACGATTTGGAATCGACGAAGGCAGCGGTCGGTACCCTGCACAATTTATCACATCACAGACAAGGCTTGCTAGCGATTTTCAAGAGCGGTGGAATTCCCGCACTTGTGAAATTACTGAGTTCTCCAGTAGAATCAGttcttttttatgcaataacaACTCTTCATAACTTATTACTTCATCAAGATGGCTCCAAAATGGCTGTACGTCTTGCCGGTGGTTTGCAGAAAATGGTTGCTTTATTGCAGCGGAacaatgtcaaatttttggCAATTGTTACTGATTGCTTGCAAATTCTAGCATACGGAAATCAGGaaagcaaattaataattcttgctTCACAAGGTCCAATAGAACTTGTGCGTATCATGCGCTCTTATGAATATGAGAAACTGTTGTGGACCACTTCGAGGGTATTGAAAg TATTATCTGTATGTCCAAGTAATAAGCCCGCGATCGTAGAAGCAGGTGGCATGCAAGCGCTTGCTATGCATCTTGCAAATCCAAGTCAAAGATTAGTGCAGAATTGTTTATGGACATTACGTAATCTATCAGATGCCGGCACAAAGGTTGATGGACTTGATAACTTATTGCAGAGCCTCGTCCTTGTACTCGGATCAACGGATGTGAACGTCGTTACATGCGCGGCTGGGATTTTATCAAACTTGACTTGCAATAATCAGCGTAATAAA GTTGCGGTATGTAATTACGGTGGTGTCGACGCTCTTGTTCGTACGATTATCAATGCCGGCGATCGAGAAGAGATAACTGAACCAGCAGTATGTGCTTTACGTCATTTGACATCACGTCATAATGAAGCAGAAATGGCACAAAATTCGGTTCGATTGAATTACGGTATTCAAGTTATAGTCAAATTACTTCAGCCACCATCGCGCTGGCCGTTGGTAAAAGCGGTTATTGGACTAATCCGCAATTTGGCTCTTTGTCCCGCAAATCACAGTCCACTACGTGATCATGGTGCAATAATTCATCTCATAAGACTTTTGGGACGTGCATTCGGCGACACACAGAGA CAACGTTCATCTGTCGCTAGTACTGGAAGCCAACAGACATCAGGTGCATATGCAGATGGAGTACGTATGGAGGAAATAGTGGAAGGCTCAGTAGGAGCACTTCACATTCTGGCAAGGGAGTCCCACAATAGGGCGATAATTCGTTCACAAAACGTGATTCCAATTTTCGTACAA ttattatttaatgagattGAAAACATTCAACGCGTGGCAGCCGGTGTGCTTTGCGAACTAGCAGCTGACAAGGAAGGCGCCGAGATGATAGAACAAGAGGGTGCTACCGCCCCACTGACGGAACTACTTCACTCCAGAAACGAAGGTGTTGCCACTTATGCAGCAGCAGTATTGTTTCGTATGAGCGAAGATAAGCCCCAAGAGTACAAAAAACGACTTTCCATGGAGCTGACGAATTCCTTATTCCGCGAAGATACAAACTTATGGAACAATACTGATTTTAGCATGGCCCCAGATCTCCAG GTTATGACCAGATACCAATAG